The DNA segment AGTCGATGATGAGCTTCGTCGGCTTGGCGATCTGCCAGGCGAGGGAGAGGGCGAGGCCGTCCTCCTGGCGGCGCTGGCCGAACCACGTGTAGCCGCGATCGTAGATGCCGTTCGCGCGGAAGAGGAGGGTCTTGCCGCCGAAGACGGGGAGGGGCTGGTTGTAATCGACCTCGCCGCGGTACGAGCTGTGGTCGCTGGCCACCACGCGCGCGCTGGTGAACCAGCGCGGCTGCGGCTGCTTCGTGATGCGGTTATAGGTTCCGCCATACCCGCCAGCGCCGTAGAGGATCGCGGCCGGGCCGCGGATTACCTCGACCCGCTCGATGTTGGCGAGCGGCTGCGAGCCGAAGCCGCTCGTCTGGGCGAATCCGTTCAAGAAATTGGTCCCCACGCTGGCGGACCCGCGCGCCATAAAGCCATCGTTCTCCGTCGTTTTCATGGACGACGAATCGTACGCGAGCAGGTCGGAGGAGTCGGTCGCGAGCAGGTCCTCAATGAACTGTTGGTTGAACACCGTGACGTTCATCGGGATATCCTCGATTGCGGTGTTCATGCGGGTGACCTCGGCGGCATTGGTGGAAAGGTAGCCGACGTCCTTTGACGAGGTTACCTCGAAGACCGAGAGCTGGATGGTCTCGTCCTTGGCGGGGGCATCCGTGGTGGAGGCCGGTGAAATGGACTGGGCGTGGGCTGCAGGAACGACGCCGAGGGCGAACGCGAGGGTGCAGGCAAGGTTTCTGATAGCATTCATGGCAGGGCTTTGCGTTGGGGAGGCGATGGGGAGGCGGGAGGGAGGGCGGACGCCGAAGCAGCGCGCGTGAGGCATCAGCCGGAGTACCCGCTGCGGCTGGCGAAGGAATGCCCGACCAGTGGTGCCAAAAGGAGACCACTGTGCCCGTCGACTCCCCGCGCGGCGTGCCGCCGCCGCCTGCCCCGACTGGGGTTAGTCCCTCAGCCACCGGGACCATGCGGCCCAGACGTGCGTCAAAAACCGATCACAAATCGGCGGTTGGGGCCGAGTCCATTGACCGGCCTGCCGCTCGTGCCGATACCGCCCCTGATGCAACGCTTCGCTCTCCTGACTTTTCTCCTGCTCGCCGCGCCGTGGGCGCGCGCGGATTGGTGCGAGTTGCGTGCGGGCATGGATCGCGATTCCGCATGGCGCTGCGCGGGGGTGCCGTTGCTGCAGAACGAGGCCCGCGGTGGGAACGCCATGTGGACCTACGATCGCTGTGGCTACATCATCTTCGAGCGCGGGCGCGTGGCCTATTGGGATGCGCCGAAGCCAGAGCCGAAGAAACCTGCCCTAGCGAAGACAACGCCGCCGGCGCCGGCGCCGGCGCGGCCCGCGGCTCCCGCTCCTGCTTCCAGAATTGCGGCCGAGCAGCACACGCCCGTGGCCGCGCCCGCGAAGTCCTGAACGTTCGACGCGGGCCGGGCGGTGCGGGGCCACCCGGCAGGCGTTGCAGGGCTTACGGCAGGACGACGTGCAGCGGCTCACCGCGGTACGTCACCGTTTGCAGGATCTTGGGCATGAACTCGAAGGGCGTGCCGCGCGACGCGGACACGAGCACGATCTGGAAGGTGCGTTGCTCGAGCATGCCGGGGAAGCGGCCCGCGCGCGCGCCGATGGTCAGCGTCTTCTTGGCGTCATTCCACGCCAGCGGGATGCGGGCGAACTCGCCGCGCTCGTAGCCGTAGCTCAGCCCGTCGTCCTCATAGAGGCTGAAGAGGCCGTCGGCGCCGGCGTAGATGCGGAGGGTGATCGGATCCGCCGGCTTTTCCGTGGTGTACTGGCGATCCGGTCCGAACGGCACGATTGAGCCCGCGCGCACAAAGAGCGGCATCTGCTCGTAGGGTGCCGCGACGGTTTCCGTGCCGGCTTTGGCGTGATGCGCGCCGGTCCAGAAGTTGTACCAGCCGCCGGCCGCCTGCGGCAGGTACACGCTGCGCTCGCGGGCCTTGTACTCGGTCACGGGCGCCACGAGGAACGCGGGCCCGAACAAGTACTGCGTGGAGTCACGCGCGGCGATGGCGTCGTTGGGGAAGTCCATCACCAACGGCCGCATGAAGGTGGCGTCGTCGTGGGTGACGGCGCCGGCGACGGCATAGATGTAGGGCAGGAGCTGGTAGCGCAGCCGGTTGAAGGTGGTGATCGTCTGGTACACCGGGTGCGTGTCACCGCCGAAGGCCCACGGCTCGCGGGGTTGTGATTCGCCGTGGAGGCGAACCAGCGGGACGAACGCGCCGAACTGGAACCAGCGGGCATTGAGCTCGCACCACTCGTCGCGAGCCTCCGCCGTCAGCTTCTTGCCGAGGAAGCGCGGCGGGGCGGTGAATCCGCCGATGTCCATGCTCCAATAGGGAATGCCGGACATCGAGTAACCGAGCCCCGCGGCAATCTGGCGGCGCATGCTGTCCCAAGTGCTCGAGATGTCGCCCGACCAGGTGGCGCTGGCGTAGCGTTGGAGACCGGCGAAACCCGAGCGAGTGAGGATGAACACGCGTTGGTCGGGCGCGGCGGCGCGCTGGCCTTCGTACACCGCCCGGCTGTTCATCAGCGCGTAGGCGTTCAGCACGCGCGCGCCGGTGCCGAGCGCGGTCGGATTCATGCGCAGCTTTTGCTGGGTGAGGTCGGGCGGGGAGGAAATATCCGGCTCCGTGGCATCCATCCACCAGGCGTCCACCTTCTTGGTGAACAGGCTGTCGTGCACCTGGCTCCAGAACAGCTCTCGCGCCTCGGGATTGAAGGCGTCGTAGTCGGTATAAGGATACCCGACCCAGTCCTTCACGCCTTCCCAGAGCAGTGGTGGGTAGAGGAAGCCGCGCCGGTGCAGCGCGTCGAAGTGCGCCGTGCCGGGGTAGAACTTGCCCCAGACGGAGATCATGAGCCGGGCGTGGTACTGGTCGTGAATGGCGTCGATCCAGGCCTGCGGATCGGGAAAGCGCGCGGGATCGAAGGCGTGGGAGCCCCATTCGGCCTCCTTCCAGTAGAACCAGTCCTGCACGATGTTATCGATCGCGATACCGCGGCGGCGGAACTCGGCCAGCACGTCGAGGCTTTGCTGGGCCGTCTCGTAGCGCTGCTTCGATTGCCACAGCCCGAGCGTCCAGACCGGCAGGAGCGAGGCGCGGCCGGTCAAGGCGCGATAGCCGGCGATCACCTGGTCGAGCTGCGGGCCGTAGACGAAGGTGTAGTCGATGCCGTCGCCCACCTCGGACCAGAGCGTGATCGGCCGGTCCGCGGCGGGCGTCTTCCAGCGCAAATTCATCTCGTTGCCCGAATGGTCGCGGGTCCATTCGACGCGAATCCGGTGGGTGCCGGCGGTCAGGGCGACCCGCGCCTGCTTCGGATACGGCAGCCAGTCGTGCCACCAGTTCTGGATCACGAGCTGGTCGTCGATCCAGACCGCGGCTCCGTTGTTGGAGTAGGTCTGGAAGGTGTGCGCGCCTGCCACCGCGACGTCGAACGTGCCTTCCCAGCGCACGCCAATCGTGCCCTTGGGTGGCAGCCCGGGATGGACCGCGGTGTTCGGCTGGCTGGGCCCTTTGGGCAGCGAGATGGCTATGTCGTCCGCGCGATGGCGAAACAGCGGTTGCTGGAACCGGCCGTCACCGAAGTAGGTGACGGTGAGCGCGCCGGGCTGACCGTCGAGGTCCTTCAAGGCCTTCGCCGGCAAGGGGGCAAATGGCCGCAGGTCGCCGAAGCGGGTGTACGAGGGGTTGTCCCAGAGGAGGCCATAGCCGCGGCTGGAGACCAGGAATGGCACGGCGACGGTGCCGTTGTGCTGCCAGAGTTCGAGATCGGTGTCGCGGATGTCGACGACGCCAAGCTGGTGCTGGCCGAGGCCATGCAGGGTTTCGTCGCCGACCGCCTCCCATTGCTGCTGCACATGGGCGGTCGTTTCACCCTGGACGATTGCCCGCTCGATTTTCCGACCACCGGTGCGCTCCGCAAGGATCGGCTCGCCCGCCGCAGTCAGGAAGCCGACGGCGCCGCTGGCGCGGTCGACCCGTACCTGCAGCCGGGCGGTCCGGAGGGTGAGTGTCGCGTCCGTGGCGTCCGCCGTCCATGCCGGCACGGAGGCGAGCCGGTCGGAGGTGACGATCAGGCTCTCGCGGTCGAAGAACGCCCGGTCGGCCGCCACCGCGATGCGGACGATCGTGTCCCCGCGGACCTGGAGTCGCAACCAGCCGGCGGGAACCGGCGCGACGATGCCGTCGGCGAGACGGGCGAACGGCGCGGCGGGGCTGGGCGTTGGCGCAGGAGCGGTCGGCGCCGCGGCGGAGACGCAAGCGCTCAGCAGCAGCGCGGGGGCGAGGAGATGCAACTTCATGGGGAAAGGGGCGCGCCGAGCGGAGACGGTTTCCGCACCGACGGCAATGGCAACCACCGGGCGCGCGGGTTGACCGCCAAACGCCAGCCACTCGCGCCAGCGGCCATTGGCGTATCAAAGTATAAAATACCGTAACGAACGCTATGCTCGACCTGCGTAGTAACCGCAGCCTTGGCGGATTCAATCGCCAAGCCGGTGGTGCCGATTCCACCCTTCTGACGCGTCGCCCCAGAACCATCCCGCCGGAGTTCCATCGCTGGACCCCGAGACGGACGCTGTTGTCCGTGCCTGGGCGCGGGTGGCGCGCCATTTCCCCCATCATGCGCATTCCCAACCTGACGGCCCGAGCCGCCACTCTCCTGCTGTGTGTCCTGGCATTCCTGAGCCCGTCGCCCTCGGCGAAGGCAAGTGAGACGGTCCTGATCACGCCGAACCTGGTGACGTTCGGAAACGCGGACGACGCTTTCTCCGGTCCGTTCAACATCGGGTTCACGTTCAAGTACTGTGGCGTCGACTACACCCAGTTCTACGTCTCAACCAATGGCGTCCTCTACTTTGCCGGGGCAGATGGGGCGTTTTCGAACACCGCCCTCACCGACCGTACGGGCAACTTGGGCGTGTATGCGCTCTGGGATGACCTCTGGATCACGAACGGCGTCACCAAGGTGCTCTACACCACGACGGGTGAGGCGCCCAACCGCCGCTGCATTCTCCAGTGGACGAATCTCTACAGCTACAACGAGCCCTACGAGGTCGGCACGTTCAACATCGTGCTGCACGAGGAGACGGGAAAGATTGAGATCTTCTACCGCAATATGCTCGGGGCGAGCGCCCAGCGCCGCTATGGGACCTCGGCCACCATCGGCCTGGTGGGCACCGCCTACACGACCCAGTTCAGCTTGAACTCCCCGGTGGCCACCGAGGCGCTCCAGCTGACCTACACGCCCACGGGCGTCGGCCTCGCGCCCTACAACGCGACCACGCAGACGGTGACGGTCGCGAATGCCTCGAGCATCCCGACCTACTATCTCGCCTACACCGACTCGCCGAAGACGCCGGTGACGCTTTCCGCCAATCCGGATGCGGGCCAGGTCATCCTGTCCTGGGACTTAAGTTCGCTCGGGCAGACGCCGACGGGCTACCGCGTGCGCGTATCCAGTGATGCCACGATGGCCGGCTTGACGGAGTACACCGTGGACGCGGCGAATGTGGCCGGCCGGACGCACACGCTTACCGGACTCACCCCGAACGGCGTCTACTACTGGCAGGTGGTCTCGATCGCCGGCACGTCGACGATGGTCTCGCAAGTGGCGAGCTTCACGAACAAGCCAAACCAAAGCCCGGTGGCGGCGAGCGCGTCGTTCACCACCGACCAGAACACGGCGTACAACGGCACGCTCACTGCGACCGACGCCGAAGGCGACCCGCTCATCTATTTCATCGTGAGCCAGCCCCGCAACGGCCGGCTCAGCATGCCCGATTCCTCCTCTGGCGCGTACACCTACACGCCGCTCACCTCCTTCTCCGGCACGGATACGATCACCTTCAAGGCCTTCGACGGCATGGCGTACTCCAACCTGGCCACGATCAGCATCACGGTGGGCGCCCCCGTGGCGGCGGCGACGTTCACCGAGCTGCCGGTCTCCCGCGTGCGCATGGTGGGGCAGCCGGTGTCCTTCAGCATCGCGGCCACCGGCGCCGGGCCGCTGTCGTATCAGTGGGTCAAGGACGAGGTGGCAATCTCGGGTGCGACCGACACGACCTACACGATCGCGGCGGTCGCGGCGGCCGACGCTGGCGAGTATCGGTGTGTCGTGACGAATCCCTCTGGCCCGGTGATGTCGGCCGCGGGCGTTCTTACCGTTCAACCTCCGATTGCCTGGACTCCCGCCACGCTCAACTACGGCACCCCCCTCGGGGCGGCGCAGCTCAACGCGTCCGCCGGAATTACCGGCACGTATGCCTACACGCCCGCGGCTGGCACCCAGCTCGGGGTTGGCACGCACACGTTGAGCGTCACGTTCACCCCGACTGACTCAGATACCTACCTGCCGGCGACGACCACTGCGACGCTTACGGTTGCGAAGGCGCCTCTCACCGTGACGGCGGCGAATGCCTCGCGGGCCTACGGCCAGGCCAATCCCGCGCTGACGGTTTCCTACAGCGGCTTCGTGCTGGGCCAGACGGTAGCGGCGCTGACGACTGCGCCGACGGCGAGCACGGCTGCGACCGCGGCCAGCGCCGTGGGCACCTATCCGATCGTTCCGGCCGGTGGCGTTGCGGCCAATTACAGCTTCATCTACACGAGC comes from the Opitutus sp. ER46 genome and includes:
- a CDS encoding TIM-barrel domain-containing protein, which codes for MKLHLLAPALLLSACVSAAAPTAPAPTPSPAAPFARLADGIVAPVPAGWLRLQVRGDTIVRIAVAADRAFFDRESLIVTSDRLASVPAWTADATDATLTLRTARLQVRVDRASGAVGFLTAAGEPILAERTGGRKIERAIVQGETTAHVQQQWEAVGDETLHGLGQHQLGVVDIRDTDLELWQHNGTVAVPFLVSSRGYGLLWDNPSYTRFGDLRPFAPLPAKALKDLDGQPGALTVTYFGDGRFQQPLFRHRADDIAISLPKGPSQPNTAVHPGLPPKGTIGVRWEGTFDVAVAGAHTFQTYSNNGAAVWIDDQLVIQNWWHDWLPYPKQARVALTAGTHRIRVEWTRDHSGNEMNLRWKTPAADRPITLWSEVGDGIDYTFVYGPQLDQVIAGYRALTGRASLLPVWTLGLWQSKQRYETAQQSLDVLAEFRRRGIAIDNIVQDWFYWKEAEWGSHAFDPARFPDPQAWIDAIHDQYHARLMISVWGKFYPGTAHFDALHRRGFLYPPLLWEGVKDWVGYPYTDYDAFNPEARELFWSQVHDSLFTKKVDAWWMDATEPDISSPPDLTQQKLRMNPTALGTGARVLNAYALMNSRAVYEGQRAAAPDQRVFILTRSGFAGLQRYASATWSGDISSTWDSMRRQIAAGLGYSMSGIPYWSMDIGGFTAPPRFLGKKLTAEARDEWCELNARWFQFGAFVPLVRLHGESQPREPWAFGGDTHPVYQTITTFNRLRYQLLPYIYAVAGAVTHDDATFMRPLVMDFPNDAIAARDSTQYLFGPAFLVAPVTEYKARERSVYLPQAAGGWYNFWTGAHHAKAGTETVAAPYEQMPLFVRAGSIVPFGPDRQYTTEKPADPITLRIYAGADGLFSLYEDDGLSYGYERGEFARIPLAWNDAKKTLTIGARAGRFPGMLEQRTFQIVLVSASRGTPFEFMPKILQTVTYRGEPLHVVLP